In Gemmata obscuriglobus, a single genomic region encodes these proteins:
- the dcd gene encoding dCTP deaminase produces MGVLPDWMIERDVKIVPFAPQQHRPGIISYGVTSYGYDVRVDRHFKVFTNVWGSTVDPKNFDPKSFVDVDADFCIIPPNSFALAETVEYLEIPRDILCVCVGKSTYARCGIIVNVTPLEPEWRGRVTIEISNTTPLPAKIYAGEGIAQILFYKAEAVCKTSYADKQGKYQDQPGLTLPFVPGAGG; encoded by the coding sequence ATGGGCGTACTTCCCGACTGGATGATTGAACGCGACGTAAAGATCGTGCCGTTCGCCCCGCAGCAGCACCGGCCCGGGATCATCTCCTACGGCGTGACCAGCTACGGCTACGACGTGCGCGTGGACCGGCACTTCAAGGTGTTCACGAACGTCTGGGGCAGCACGGTCGATCCGAAGAACTTCGACCCGAAGTCGTTCGTGGATGTGGACGCGGATTTCTGCATCATCCCGCCGAACAGCTTCGCCCTGGCGGAAACGGTCGAATACCTGGAAATCCCGCGCGACATCCTGTGCGTATGCGTTGGGAAGAGTACGTACGCGCGGTGTGGGATCATCGTGAACGTAACGCCGCTGGAACCAGAATGGCGCGGCCGTGTCACGATCGAGATCAGCAACACAACGCCTCTGCCCGCGAAGATTTACGCGGGGGAGGGGATCGCGCAGATCCTCTTCTATAAGGCCGAAGCGGTCTGCAAGACGAGCTACGCGGACAAACAGGGCAAGTACCAGGACCAACCCGGTCTGACGCTGCCGTTCGTGCCCGGCGCGGGTGGGTGA
- a CDS encoding esterase/lipase family protein, giving the protein MAPTILFLALATAAPATELQTELWQVTPGAAAKRWAAPAQPVTNTRAVVLIPGLHFHPLRPVKAVKPELRHWQHPKSELVKALSKDFDVFAFAYSQTVSLDDVAQSPGLRTFVAELRKAGYTEIVLVGHSAGGIIGRQFADQNPDAGVTKVIAVASPFAGAELATLNVGYPKAQAPFVKSLTPEARKAAVGANTFNKEIEFACVVCKVKRLESDGVVNLRSQWPEELQKLGVPAVLATVSHTEAMDEAESTKTIHALATGKLARWSDEEVTNARKVLFGETVTRNSFLRRQAK; this is encoded by the coding sequence ATGGCGCCCACCATCCTGTTCCTGGCTCTCGCGACCGCGGCCCCCGCCACCGAGCTGCAAACGGAGTTGTGGCAGGTCACGCCGGGCGCGGCGGCGAAGCGGTGGGCCGCACCCGCGCAGCCGGTCACCAACACGCGGGCCGTCGTGCTGATTCCGGGGTTGCACTTCCACCCGTTGCGGCCGGTTAAGGCCGTGAAGCCCGAATTGCGCCACTGGCAGCACCCCAAGAGCGAACTGGTCAAGGCGCTCTCTAAGGACTTTGACGTGTTCGCGTTCGCCTACTCGCAAACGGTGAGCCTCGACGATGTCGCACAGTCACCGGGACTACGCACCTTCGTGGCGGAACTCCGCAAGGCGGGTTACACCGAGATCGTCCTCGTCGGGCACTCGGCGGGCGGAATCATCGGCCGGCAGTTCGCGGACCAGAACCCCGATGCCGGCGTCACGAAGGTGATCGCGGTGGCGTCCCCGTTCGCCGGGGCCGAACTCGCGACGCTCAACGTGGGCTACCCGAAGGCGCAAGCGCCGTTCGTGAAGTCGCTGACCCCGGAAGCGCGTAAGGCGGCGGTTGGCGCCAACACCTTCAACAAAGAGATCGAGTTCGCGTGCGTCGTGTGCAAGGTCAAGCGGCTCGAATCGGACGGCGTGGTGAACCTCCGCAGCCAGTGGCCCGAAGAGCTTCAGAAGCTCGGCGTTCCGGCGGTGCTCGCAACCGTGAGCCACACGGAAGCGATGGACGAGGCCGAGAGCACCAAGACCATTCACGCGCTCGCCACGGGAAAGCTCGCCCGCTGGTCCGACGAGGAAGTGACCAACGCCCGCAAGGTGCTGTTCGGCGAGACGGTCACGCGCAACAGCTTCTTGCGCCGGCAGGCGAAGTGA
- a CDS encoding EVE domain-containing protein, which translates to MARWLFKEEPETYSFADLQRDGQATWTGVSNALAQKHLRAVKKGDLVFFYATGKIKAVVGVVEVIGDPSPDPTDDTGKCVAVTVKPLRALAKPVLLATVKADPAFASWELVKQARLSVMPVPDALWERIEALAQG; encoded by the coding sequence ATGGCGCGCTGGCTGTTCAAGGAAGAACCCGAGACGTACAGCTTCGCCGACCTCCAGCGCGACGGTCAGGCCACCTGGACCGGCGTCAGCAACGCACTCGCCCAGAAGCACTTGCGCGCGGTCAAGAAGGGCGATCTCGTCTTCTTCTACGCCACGGGAAAGATCAAAGCCGTCGTCGGCGTGGTGGAAGTCATTGGCGACCCGTCACCGGACCCAACCGACGACACGGGTAAGTGCGTGGCGGTGACCGTCAAGCCACTCCGGGCACTTGCAAAGCCGGTATTGCTTGCCACCGTCAAGGCCGACCCGGCTTTCGCGTCCTGGGAATTGGTGAAGCAAGCTCGGCTGTCGGTGATGCCTGTTCCGGATGCGCTATGGGAGCGGATCGAAGCGTTGGCGCAAGGTTGA
- a CDS encoding transposase family protein: MARAGLLGSWGIPSARGVRCPRNPRGLQGRIDPLRAVLGLVTLSLLMGRTSLQGIARFGRQHGFPLAHALGFRRGKTPAASTLSRTLRRFDPQQLEAARTRWLDGRVGPVARVHIALDGKTLRGSRHGDGSGAHRLTAYAPAARGAGPGAGGRQDRGCAGVPRCRCWPRSVRP; this comes from the coding sequence TTGGCTCGAGCGGGTTTGTTGGGTAGCTGGGGAATTCCTTCAGCCCGAGGTGTTCGATGCCCGCGCAACCCGCGCGGGTTGCAGGGCCGGATTGACCCGCTGCGAGCGGTGCTCGGGTTGGTCACGTTGTCCCTGCTGATGGGGCGCACGAGCCTCCAGGGAATCGCTCGGTTCGGGCGCCAGCACGGGTTCCCGCTGGCCCACGCGCTCGGGTTCCGACGCGGCAAGACCCCGGCCGCATCGACCCTGTCCCGGACCCTGCGCCGGTTCGATCCCCAGCAACTCGAAGCGGCCCGGACCCGGTGGCTCGACGGGCGCGTCGGCCCCGTGGCCCGGGTCCACATCGCTTTGGACGGCAAGACCTTGCGCGGCAGCCGGCACGGGGACGGGTCGGGCGCGCACCGGCTGACCGCATACGCCCCGGCGGCGCGCGGTGCTGGTCCAGGTGCGGGTGGACGCCAAGACCGAGGATGCGCCGGGGTGCCGCGCTGCAGGTGCTGGCCGCGCTCTGTAAGGCCGTGA
- the rny gene encoding ribonuclease Y yields MDPLLIGGLVVAAVLVSIGGTYLVVRRSSPLAAPVPHVTVPDPEALRLAAAKGEELIEESRRDADRIVRDAELKARDEAVRRREELSRELETARAEVREFERRVEKREDALEQQHRELARKDKQLDAAREKLAERESALDHKARHLDELVEAETKRLHEISGLSRDEAQKLLLERLERELAEEVAKKIRQHEERVKQQAEATAREIVTIAIQRYAAHQTAGATVSTVDIPSDDMKGRIIGREGRNIRTFEKLTGVDVIVDDTPGVVIVSAFDNVRREIARLALTKLIQDGRIHPTRIEEVVAETQAEMEKHIQELGTKAVLDADVPMPHEKLVYLLGRLRFRTSYSQNVLAHSVEVAHLCGIMASELGLNAQLARRCGLLHDVGKAADHEMEGGHPKVGAELAKRYGESSKEVLHAIAGHHDDITIDNIYTVLVASADAISASRPGARRETLEKYVKRLADLEAVACGFPEVDHAFAIQAGRELRVLANAHRTTDADAVRICRDIARAIEQQLDYPGEIKVTVIRESRATDVAK; encoded by the coding sequence ATGGACCCGCTACTGATCGGCGGGCTGGTCGTCGCCGCGGTGCTCGTGAGCATCGGCGGCACGTACCTGGTCGTGCGCCGGTCGTCGCCCCTGGCGGCTCCGGTGCCCCATGTCACGGTCCCGGACCCCGAGGCCCTGCGTCTCGCAGCCGCCAAGGGCGAAGAGCTGATCGAAGAGTCCCGCCGCGACGCCGACCGCATCGTCCGCGACGCCGAGTTGAAGGCCCGCGACGAGGCCGTCCGCCGCCGCGAGGAGCTGAGCCGCGAGCTGGAGACCGCGCGCGCCGAGGTGCGCGAGTTCGAGCGCCGCGTGGAGAAGCGCGAGGACGCCCTGGAGCAGCAGCACCGCGAGCTGGCCCGCAAGGACAAGCAGCTCGACGCCGCCCGCGAGAAGCTGGCCGAGCGCGAGAGCGCCCTCGACCACAAGGCCCGCCACCTCGACGAGCTGGTGGAGGCGGAAACGAAGCGGCTGCACGAGATCAGTGGTCTGTCCCGCGACGAGGCGCAGAAGCTGCTCCTGGAGCGCCTGGAGCGCGAACTCGCCGAGGAGGTGGCGAAGAAGATCCGCCAGCACGAGGAGCGGGTGAAGCAGCAGGCCGAGGCGACCGCCCGCGAGATCGTGACGATCGCGATCCAGCGGTACGCCGCGCACCAGACCGCCGGCGCGACGGTCAGCACCGTGGACATCCCGTCGGACGACATGAAGGGCCGGATCATCGGCCGCGAGGGGCGCAACATCCGCACCTTCGAGAAGCTCACCGGCGTGGACGTGATCGTGGACGACACGCCCGGGGTGGTCATCGTGTCGGCGTTCGACAACGTGCGCCGCGAGATCGCCCGCCTCGCGCTCACCAAGCTGATCCAGGACGGCCGCATCCACCCGACCCGCATCGAAGAGGTGGTGGCGGAGACGCAGGCCGAGATGGAGAAGCACATCCAGGAACTGGGCACGAAAGCGGTGCTCGACGCCGACGTGCCGATGCCGCACGAGAAACTGGTGTACCTGCTGGGCCGGCTGCGGTTCCGCACGAGCTACAGCCAGAACGTACTCGCCCACTCGGTCGAGGTGGCGCACCTGTGCGGGATCATGGCGTCCGAGCTGGGGCTGAACGCCCAACTCGCCCGCCGGTGCGGGCTGCTGCACGACGTGGGCAAGGCCGCGGACCACGAGATGGAAGGGGGCCACCCCAAGGTGGGGGCCGAACTGGCGAAGCGATACGGCGAGTCGAGCAAGGAGGTGCTCCACGCGATCGCCGGGCACCACGACGACATCACCATCGACAACATTTACACCGTCCTGGTGGCGTCGGCGGACGCGATCAGCGCGAGCCGGCCGGGAGCGCGGCGCGAAACACTTGAGAAGTACGTGAAGCGTCTCGCGGACCTGGAAGCGGTCGCGTGCGGGTTCCCGGAAGTGGACCACGCGTTCGCGATTCAGGCGGGCCGCGAGTTGCGGGTGCTGGCGAACGCGCACCGCACCACCGACGCCGACGCGGTCCGCATCTGCCGGGACATCGCTCGGGCGATCGAGCAGCAGCTCGACTACCCCGGCGAAATCAAGGTCACGGTGATCCGCGAGAGCCGCGCCACCGATGTGGCGAAATAG